A stretch of DNA from Rattus rattus isolate New Zealand chromosome 1, Rrattus_CSIRO_v1, whole genome shotgun sequence:
AGATTTGCTCTCATCCACCCTCATATGCAGGTGCAAGGTGAACTGAAGCTTGCGGACAGTGGGGAGGAGGTCAAAGGCTCTCCCACCCCTGTCCAGACAGCCAGCCAGGACGCCTAAGCTGAGGTGGGACTCCTATaagggcagaggaggagcacTGTTGAAAACTCGGGGGTTGGGGATGCTCTCCGTCCCTTGGAGCCAGCTCTGTCGACCTTAGGACCCTGACCCCAAGCAGCCCAAATGAGCCCTTTAAGGTTGTGATTATCAGATGAGTACGCCAGCTAGGGCAGTTTCTCCCATAGTGCCTAGCTCTCTGTTACCCATGCTCCCTCTCCCCAGTAGGATGCAATGAAGGTCAGCAGGTCTGGGCTGAGACCTAGCTCTCTGTATACTGCCAGCAGCTGGCCAAGAAGCCTGCTAGACCTCCTTGGAATGGAAGCCATGACATGATGTCACCTTGCCCTCCTCGTGCCCTAGTCAGCTCCTATTCGTCCTTCAGGAATCAGCATGCATATATCCCATAATTCCTTCCACCAGCACCTACTACGTGTCAGGCACCAGAGACCAGTCCCTGTCCTGGGGGACGGGGGGTGGGGTGCACTCAGGTGGGGAGACAGCAGAAATGTAGAAGCCAGGGGTTGTATAATAGACTGGGGGGAGGCAAGCAAGGAACCTGAGGAGGGTCATGGGGCTCAGGCGGGTGGGGGAGAAGGGACCAGACCTTGGAAAGGCTGAGGGATTAGACATGGGAACAAGTGGACAAGCCAAGCACAACTCTAGCTCGGACTTAATCCTGAGCCCAGGGGTGCTGGGAGCAGGAGGCTTACAGGCCTGCAGAGTGGGTTTTTTGGACACAGGAGGTGAAGATACCATCAGCCCTGTACATCTTTAGTCACCACTCTCACTACACGGAGGTCCAGAGCTTGGGAAGGGGCCTGGCAGCTCATCAATGTATGAAAACGTAAGCCCCAGGGCAGAGCAgtcacacaggtgcacacagggcTCTGAGAAAAGCGTCCAGGAACTGCCAGGACCACCACCACTGGCGCCATGCAGGTGGAGTTGTCACACCTGCTCCCACGACAGAAGATCGTCACCCTCTCAGGAGAGTAGCTGTCCTGGTGCTCAAAGTAACTGAGGCCTACCCTCGCATCCCACCATCACCCCTTCTCTCCACAgacaggatgctgggaattgCCTGTGCTTGAAATCTTGAAATCTCCGTGGGAGAGATCTCAGTTGAGGAACGGAGGCAGGGAGGAATTGATTACCCTATCCAATCTTGTAGAGCTGGTAAGGGGCAGACTTAAAATACAAGCCTAACCCGGAGATTGCACTCTCAAGCCCCTTCCCCAGACCTCACTCACCTCCAAGCAGGCTATCTTGAGATTTTAGTCTTCCTGTTTCCCTTGGGTTCCTCCTAACCTTTAATATATAATGCCTGGTGCATAGTAGGTACTCAGCTAAGGTCCACTTAAGAAGTTAATCCGTGTGTTTACTAAAACCCATGAAAGGACCCTGCAAATTACACTTCCTTCAGCAGATTTACTGAGTACCAACTATGTACAGAATCCTAGAGCACAGGCTGTGGCTGCCACAGGGAAGAAGTATGAGCCGAGAGACCACTGAGAGAGGGTGAGGATGAGGGGTACCCCAGTGGGGAGTCAGCTCTCCTAGGCAGCCACCATGAACACAAAACAGCCAGGCAAAGAGCTGGAGCAAACTGTCCCCTACACAAGGCCCCCCAACTCTTATACTCTGTCATGTACTTTCTACATGGCCATGGGCAGATCGTAGCATCTCTGAGCCTCCCTCTATGGGGCTGTGAGATGAGAGGAAATCTCTTCACAGAGCTATGGAAGGGAACACAGGAGATGTGTGGGTGGGCTGGGCACACAGCATCTCTTAGTCTCTTTCACTATACATTGCTGGGTATCTGGGTAGGGCTCTGTCTGGGAACAGCGTGAGAGCCTGTGTCTTCTCCcacattttttttggtttttggtttttggtttttcaaaacagggtttctctggctgtcctgaacgcggctctgtagaccgggctggcctcaaactcagagatccgcctgcctctgccttccagcatTGAATGGAAGGTGtacaccactaccacccagcttcTCCCAGATTCTTAGAGGAACGAGCAACTCTGAAGAGTCTACAGAGCCCCCATTTCTTTCAATAGGGTCAAAGAGGGTCTGTGGGCTGATGGGGTATCCTCCCCAGGGTCTAGGATGTGACAGGAGCAGCCTCTGGTCCCAGAAGCCTCCCCAGTTTCTTGGTATGGGCATGGGGAGACTCAACACAATATGTTATATGTCCATGTGATCCTCACCTTCTTCCAGAACAGCAGCGCCGTGCCCAGCACACCCAGGACACTGAGCAGGCCGGTAAAGCTAAGTAGCAGAGCCTCCTGGACCTTGAATGAAGGTGGCTGGTACCCTGTGTCTGAGAAGGAtgacagcagagagcagagggtgaGTTTCCCAGGAGGAATGGACGCCTACCTGACCCaccagcccccagccccaaagcCTCACATTGCTTTTGACTCATTTCTAGCTCTACAACTCCTGAGCTTGTCAAGAACCCTCTGATACCCTTCAGGGCTTTGGCTTCACTCCTCTATATGTTGACAGCCCTGGTTCTCTAAGGACAAGGGTGGGGTTACTTGCTCCTTTAGTGGCCCTGCCCCAGTGAGCTGGCACCACTGAGGGCTGCCTAGGGGATCCCGTGTGAGTCATATCATCTTTGGGGCCTTCCTCCCCTGTATCTGAGATAATGGTTATGTGAGCATGTGTTGTGCGGGTCGAGGGAGACAGGCTTACACTGGCTTACAAGGAAAGTCACACCAGGGGCAGACAAGGGGCAAGCCTCCCCTCCAcccttcttccctgcctctaTCTAGCTGGCAGAAATGCACAGAGAATGACCCACTCGTGGGCCCAGATTAGTTACTTAGAAAGTGCCTCCCATCACCAGGCTGCAGCCTTCACAGTCTCTCCGATCCAACATTGCTCAAGTCTGTAATGGGCAGACTACTGACATGAAGATCAGGCCCAAGTTCACATCCAGGCAAGCACTAAGACAGGAATTTGAACCTGGGTCTGAGGGATTCCGGAGTCCCCAGCCCTTTCCAGTGGGACTCACAGAGGAAGGTAGAGAAGGATCCAAGGCTTAGACCACAGCTTGCTCTTAACATTGGGGGCGGGGGGTCTCATACCACTGAGAATCATAGCTAGAAGTCATTGTCAGAACAATGCAAAGCAATTGCTCACTCAGGCAAGGATACCCTCAAGTCCACGTGTGCACATGCCTAACCCTTGCCTGCACTGCTAACGGATCTGGCACCAGAGGTCTGAGTGACCTCTTGCAAGCCACTTGTCCAAGGCAGCTAGAGGAAGATCCTCATTCTGGGCCCCTTCCCTTTAACACCAAGGCAGGTGCCTGGCACGCTCGAAAGATGGGGTTTTCCTGGGGATGCTTCTGCTCTGTTTGCAAAGCTGGAAGACAAGACAGGGGACGGCTGGTGACTTCACATTCCTTCTGCCTGGAAGGCTCTGGGAGGAGGCCTTACCTCTGACCAGAATGAAGATGCCGTCGCTCTGACTTGTCACATGTCCTTTGACTTGGCAGTAGTAAGTGCCTGTGGCTGATGCATTTGGCAGGCTGAGTTGAACCATGCAATCCATGGTCTGGTTCTCCATGCCAGGCCTGGGTTGGCAGGCAATCGGCTTCTCCGAGCTTTTCTCACCATGGATATCCACGTAAAAGAAGCTAACGGTGAACATGAAGATCTCGGTTGCTAGGAAGTTGTGGATTTTGCAACTAAAGGACATATCCGTGTTTGCCAGCGAGACCTTGATAGGAAGGCCGGTATGGGTCACTGTTATCCCTCCTGTGGGGGGGACAACAGGGTCAAGCGACAGCTCGATGGACGTTTCCTCACCCCGAGTATGCCTCCTGCATGTTTTACTGCACAGCGTGATTCATCAAAGAGACTCCATTTCCCCAACACAAGGCAACCAGGCAAGagccttgatggaggaagacTGAGAGTCACGAAGGACAACCACTGGGTCAGATTCTTCAGAGGTAGGGGGTAAAGCAGAGAAACACCCAAGGCTGAGGGAACCTCAGAGTCTGTGCTCCTAACCCTTTTCCTTCCTACAGGACAAAGGGCAGCCCCATTTGTTACACATAGAGGCCTAAGGAGCCAAAAGCTagtgaagaagcaaagaaaagtgTCCCGAACACTTCCTGGCAAGGGACAGAGGGAGCAGGTCTTCCCACTGCTCTGCCAGCCAGGGGAGACTGGCCAGCGGGCAGAGACAGGCTATTCCAGGAATCAGGCCTCCGAGAACTTTGTCAAGTCTCTATGTGGTGTGTATGACAAACCACTCCACAGGGAGCAGCCCTCCCGCCACACAGACCTGCTAATATGTGGCTTCTCAGTGTTCAACACCCGTCACCAGGCCAGTTCCACCGAAGCCATCCCCGATACCCCATATTCATCCAAAACCAGTCTAAACATCCCCAAACGCAGCGGGCTGGCCTGGCTAGGCCTCCCGCAGGCTTCTGGGATGCTGTTCATAATTGGAGCAGGGTCAGCAGCCACCACCCCCGACTTTGGCAGCCCGGGGCTCTCAGCTCCAATATTCCATGCTTCCCGGGGCCCTTCCTCTCCAGCAGCTAAACAGCAGACAGTTTTTAAATTGAGGTCGGCAGCAAGCAGCCAAGAACACGCAGGCCGGCTTGTTAATCGGGAGAAGATCGTGCATTTTGAGACGCTTAGAGAGTCTCAAGATTTATTTTGCTGAGGAAACAGAGCTGTGGGCCTCCTGCCTGTGGTGTGGGCTGGCCTAGAGCCAGGAGGGTCTTGTCTGGCCTCTTCAGCTTTCCCCTGGGGGTGCGGGGGAAGGGCCTTCAGGGGAGGCAGGGCCTCCTGAAAGACTccagagcagggggagggggtggatttCCCGGTAAAATCCTTACAGCTTTGAAGAAGCTGATATTTTGAATTTGCTGTTGAACCTGTAAGAGATATTCCATCCCCTAAGGAACTGGGGGTACCAATAGGGCCCTGATCACTGTCAGAGTGGGACGATGGTCACTTTGGAGTATTGACTGAGGAGCTCTGCCAGGTCCTTTTCCTAGCAAGCAGTCCCTGTTCTGAGCTTCCCTGGGGCAGGCactgtcctcttcctctttcacctCTGCTGCAGAGCATATGTGGTTTGTCTAGAGCGTGTACACCATATAATACTGGCACAACAGGATTTGTCATTAAGAAGCCTTGATTCAGGGTAGGGGTGGTCTGAGTGACttgcatggtggtttgaatgtgcttgccTCAGAGAggggcgctattaggaggtgtggctttgttggagtgggtgtggccttgttggaggaagcgtgtcattGTAGAGATGGGCAAGGAGACCCTCGTCCTAACCAAGTtaggaagtcagtcttctcctgtctgcctttggatgaagatgtagaactctcagttccttcgacccatgcctgcctggatgctgtcatgctctcctgccttgaagataacagactgaacctctgaactgtaagccagccccagttaaatgttgtcccttataagcgttgccttggtcatggtgtctgttgacagcaggaaaaccctaacaaagacagctggggagaggaggggggggcaGGTGCTGTGGCATGATctcccagggttccagatggactGGAAAGTATATGAAGCCAGAGGATGGAGTGAACTCCAAATGATTAAGAGCACGtccacggggctggggatttagctcagtggtagagcgcttgcccaggaagcgcaaggccctgggttcggtccccagctccaaaaaaaagaaccaaaaaaaaaaaaaaaaaaaaaaaagagcacgtCCACCCTTCCAGCGGCTCATCCGTCACACAGCCCGTTCCATCCTTCTCTAGCTGCTCTGTCAGCGTCTCCTTGTAACTACACACACCCTCTCTGAGGCCTGTCTGTGAACTCCCCCGCCCACGGTGCCCCTTACCTGGGGAGTTCTCTATTCAGAGCCCCTCTACCTGTCCCCCCTTCTTGTGGCCTCTATTTCTTCCTATGGCCAATTCCTGAGATCCTAGACTTGGTTCCTCAGGGGCTCCCAGGACCTGATCCTCCTAATGGGCTCTCACTAGGACCCTGTTAGGCTGCCAGGGTAAACGGAGCCTGGCTGGTTTCCCCAGGATTTCCAGAGTGAAGGCTGAAGGTTGTAATGCAACCAAGAGACCTGGAAAGTGGTCACGCCTCCTCCCCTGGGACCTTTTGGTTCTCCAGAGTTGAGGCCTCTCTCAGGCTAGGGGAGGTAGGCGCATTGCCAATGTGACAAAGACACCTTCCCATTTCTCCTGGCTGGAAGATacccagtctttaaaaattacCCCCACTCAAGACCTCCTTCTAGAAAGTGATGGAATCTGCCAGTGTAATTAACCAGATCTTTACAATTTTGGAAACATCTACAAAAATAGATACCTGTTGTTCTACAGCCTTGTGGAATTTACTATTTTAAGGGTAAAGGGTTGGGACAATAAAAATTCCACAGAGACTTGGGAATGGGAACCTCGGGCCCTGATGAAAGTGTTGTGTTGTGtctaaaggaggagagaagacgCAGCTCCTTCCATGTCATAAGCAATGACAACTGTCAGGAAACAGCCAAGAGCCAGGGGGAATCTAAGTGCACTGCAGATGAGTGTCTGGCCTGAGGATGGagtctctcttgtttctcctttgttggGGTATTAACACCCCAAGGCCTGGACCACCTTGTGGATGCCCAGCCCCCTGCTTTCACTCCGTTTGTCTCCCATGAGAAGTGTCCCCAATTTAAGGTCCAAAGCTGGAGATGAGCTTAGAGAAATTCTAAGTCATGGGACCTTCCCCTCTAGCACTTGCTGtgccccaaacacacatacaaactcagaAGAGGTTCTAGGTAGCTGTCAGCATCCTGTGTGGTGAGAAAGGCATCGCTGGGAGCAAAGAAACCGGTGGTGGGAAGGGAGTGAGCACTAAGGCTCTCTGGGCAGGTCAGGAGATGCCTGGCAGTTGATGACTTCCGTGACTTGGAAGTGGATgtccagaaacagaaggaaaagactgTGGATAGAAAGTCTACTCTAGCCAGGTATGACACGGGCACACTAACATGAGGCAATTATAGGAACGCCACTCcgcagacaaacaaaaagaaaacaaaagacagagagccaggctgctcttcccaaggacccaggttcaagtcccagcacccacatggcagtttacatccttctgtaactctagttccatgggacccggtgccctcttctggtccctaaAGGCATTGTATTCAAGTGGTGCACAGGCAGACACTTGTAAacaaatgtacattaaaaaataataataaaatctcagaaagaagaaagcagtaatgcatacctttaatgccagcacttgggaggcagaggcaagggatctctgtgagttcaaggccagcctagtttacagagcgcgttccaggacagccagggctacacagagaaactctgtctcaaaaaaaccagaaggaaggaaggaaggaaggaaggaaggaaggaaggaaggaaggaaggaagggaggagggaggaggaggagggagggaggaagggaggggaggaagaaagggaggaggaaggaaggaaggaaggaaggaaggaaggaaggaaggaaggaaggaaggaaggaaggaagtttcaGTGCGGAAGATGgttgccactaagcctgatggCCCAAGTTTGATTCTTGGGATCTGcatggtagaaaaagagaacagactccctCAAGTTATTCTCTGACAGCCAAACTCATagtagagaacacacacacacacacacacacacacacacacacacacacacacacactctcatacatgtacacactcacacacacatacatgtataccacacacacacatacgcacacatgctaAATAATTACATGttaaatgaaaggaaatgggGGTTATATGAGCTCAAATCTGTAGGAGTCATGAACAGAGGTGTTGTAGTTAGGCacaggagagggaagggtgggCAGTGTTCATGGAGTAGCCAGGCTCGAAAGCCATCAGCCACTAAAGGCAGTCTGTCAGATTCCAGCAGCAGCAATCACGTTGGCACAGTCCAGGCACAGACAAGTGATTACGTGCCCTTTGGCTCGTGTCACTCACAGGACAGTGTGGCCAGACAGGGAGCTGTTCACGAAGCTGTCTTTGGAGAAAAGTATCCCAGGAGCAGGACTGAGTAGACCCCGGATTCCGAGAAGCTGAGAAGGGAGAGGACCACAAAGTGTGGTTGAGTGTCTTGGTTTGTTCGTTTGCttatttgatttcttgtttttgtgttttccttgtttggttggttggttggttggtttggtttggtttggtttttcaagtctggatttctctgtgtagccctggctgtcgtggaactcgctgtgtagaccagactggcctttaactcacagagttCAAGGGagtaaaagtgtgcaccaccacctgaCTTGAGTGGAAACCCTGTCATTACAATCCCCAGAACACAGTGGCCCTGACCTTACATGATTTTCCTCTCTCTACTTCCACTCAAGGTGACCATAGGCAAGAACAGGAGGAGGGGTCTGaatgagagagagatgaggagatcCGACCTCACCCTCTACAGACTCCGAGCT
This window harbors:
- the Nfam1 gene encoding NFAT activation molecule 1 — its product is MASAVWGPGGIPAPLQPAPSRVLPPFLRLLLVPWTLQLAGGITVTHTGLPIKVSLANTDMSFSCKIHNFLATEIFMFTVSFFYVDIHGEKSSEKPIACQPRPGMENQTMDCMVQLSLPNASATGTYYCQVKGHVTSQSDGIFILVRDTGYQPPSFKVQEALLLSFTGLLSVLGVLGTALLFWKKKQIAALGKHTAKTGPGPKPTIGTTKPPAESIYTSLQRRETEVYACIEGETSSPVSSQSPDTKGKMNRVEDDREFNLVYENL